In the Augochlora pura isolate Apur16 unplaced genomic scaffold, APUR_v2.2.1 APUR_unplaced_3075, whole genome shotgun sequence genome, one interval contains:
- the LOC144477717 gene encoding uncharacterized protein LOC144477717 translates to MALRTMNRDFKSTSDILDEAVSDKMVVGVQDIQESRFRTYTFRELQQERREFVKKREQKKTQNLLKRLLASLDSKNKACKADDEFFTEYYRRNDYSNPNSDHSEVTLPKFQETYRSCRFLDTKSDRTFSNDWCRPDWVSKRLFANVMDRRNDGTLLCDDLKIVKNSVDYANARRFRKNSNDLNQCSLERIFTNSKDEERIESKNANVKTNQKRSFKEFL, encoded by the coding sequence ATGGCACTGCGAACGATGAATCGTGATTTCAAATCAACGTCAGACATTCTCGACGAAGCGGTAAGTGACAAAATGGTGGTTGGAGTGCAGGATATCCAGGAAAGTCGCTTCAGGACTTACACGTTCAGAGAACTTCAACAAGAAAGGCGGGAGTTCGTTAAAAAGCGCGAGCAGAAGAAGACTCAGAATCTTCTGAAGAGACTCCTTGCCTCTTTGGATAGCAAAAACAAAGCCTGTAAAGCGGACGACGAGTTTTTCACCGAATATTACAGGAGAAATGACTATTCAAATCCCAATTCTGACCATTCAGAAGTAACGCTGCCGAAATTCCAAGAAACGTATAGAAGTTGCCGATTTCTCGACACAAAATCTGATCGGACATTCTCAAACGATTGGTGTAGACCCGACTGGGTTTCCAAAAGGCTTTTTGCTAATGTTATGGATCGCAGAAACGATGGGACATTGCTATGCGACgacttaaaaattgttaagaataGCGTGGATTATGCAAATGCGCGACGTTTTAGGAAAAACTCGAATGATTTGAACCAGTGCTCTTTGGAGAGGATATTCACCAATAGTAAAGATGAGGAGAGGATCGAGTCGAAAAACGCTAATGTGAAGACCAATCAAAAGAGGTCGTTCAAAGAGTTTTTG